A window of the Ipomoea triloba cultivar NCNSP0323 chromosome 14, ASM357664v1 genome harbors these coding sequences:
- the LOC116004555 gene encoding phosphatidylinositol 4-kinase alpha 1-like isoform X2: MESLIELCDLIADNPAQFQEKLTWLCRRCPPPEALLVGSPRVSRPQLNAVLAVARFLSKCSNCVDKWPKSLILAFYRSIFSSFNPSFWPQSLGIDSIASFFNDFLGYVSKASNLCPDFASDVSGFTGEIVIAAIGNVSGDVRISKVFLHAISLNFPPTIPSDADRLISTLLDRFEICIPGSPRELISNNSVATSAQSSPLSMGHERSSPGNDMSIASGSSSSLVTRIADDAGSSQSPKGIVMNGSSGPWRTNVDSLAANMGFNDGGGGSGAYRLAIAAFEEESLDSLEKREIAFKLIGHILDKTQVDLKLLEQVRSIAREQLLSMVAFLKIRKHDWSEQGQSLKVRINTKLSVYQAASKLQIKTVGTLDSDGKSSKRLLHGALALLIEAAEACLFSVWRKLRTCEDLFSSLLAGISQAAAARSGQLLRVLLIRFKPLVLATCAQADTWASSQGAMFESVLKTSSEIIEFGWKIDRSPVDTFIMGLATSIRERNDYREEQEKEKQAASAIQLNAIRLLADLNVKVNKAEVVDMILPLFIESLEEGDALVPGLLRLRLLDAVSHLASLGFEKSYREAIVLMTRSYLSKLSDIGSAESKTLVPEATTERIETLPAGFLLIASRLSNPKLRSDYRHRLLSLCSDVGLAAEAKSGRSGADFLGPLLPAVAEICSDFDPTVDVEPSLLKLFRNLWFYVALFGLAPPIQKNQGVSKPISTTLNSVGSMGTIALQAVSGPYMWNSQWSSAVQRISQGTPPLVVSSVKWLEDELELNALHNPGSRRGSGNEKAAVSQRTALSAALGGRLELSAMSTISGVKATYLLAVAFLEIIRFSSNGGILNVGPASTASCSAFSCVFEYLKSPNLMPAVSQCLTAIIYRAFETALGWMDDRTSETGQIAETRESTLSAHACFLIKNLSQRDEHVRDISVNLLNRLKDRYPQILWNSSCLDLLLFSAQNDPPATLVSDPAWVATIRSLYQKTVREWIIVSLSYAPCTTQGLLQEKLCKGNTWQKTQPTKDVVSLLSEIKIGTGKNDCWTGTKTANIPAVMAAAAAASGGNLALTEAFNLEVLSTGMVSATVKSNYAGEIAGMRRIYEGIGGLDSNLLTIGNGHNLDPPTFGSAAMVRDSPPKTYSFCELLLMRFVRLLQKFVNIAETGVEVDKSSFRETCSQATALLLSDMGSDSKSIESFAQLLRLLCWCPAYILTPDAMETGIFIWTWLVSAAPHLGPLILAELVDAWLWTVDTKRGLFASETRYSGPAAKLRPHLAPGEPELPPEKDPVEQIMAQRLWIGFFIDRFEVVRHNSIEQLLLLGRLLQGTTKLTWNFSHHPAASGTFFTLMLLGLKFCSCKSQGSLQNFRSGLQLLEDRIYRASLGWFSHLPEWYDMGNNNFALTEAHSVSAFVHHLLNEPVDTQLDMKGRGPENGSSFNNVKDQYHPVWGQIENYSVGREKRKQLLLMLCQHEADRLDVWAQPIVSKESISRPKISSEKLVEYAKTAFSVDPRIALSLASRFPTNNALKGEVTQLVQSHILEIRSVPEALPYFVTPKAVEENSSLLQQLPHWAACSITMALEFLTPPFKGHPRVMAYVLRVLESYPPDRVTFFMPQLVQALRYDEERLVEGYLLRAAHRSDVFAHILIWHLQGETCAPEAGKDASVKNNSFQTLLPVVRQRIIDGFNPKALDVFQREFDFFDKVTSISGVLFPLPKEERRAGIRRELEKIQVQGNDLYLPTAPTKLVRGIQVDSGIPLQSAAKVPIMITFNVVDRDGDENDIKPQACIFKVGDDCRQDVLALQVISLLKDIFAAVGLNLYLFPYGVLPTGPERGIIEVVPNTRSRSQMGETNDGGLYEIFQQDYGPVGSPSFEAARENFIISSAGYAVASLLLQPKDRHNGNLLFDNVGRLVHIDFGFILETSPGGNMRFESAHFKLSHEMTQLIDPSGVMKSESWYQFVSLCVKGYLAARRYMDEIINTVLLMIDSGLPCFSRGDPIGNLRKRFHPEMSEREAAMFMIRTCTDAYNKWTTAGYDLIQYLQQGIEK; this comes from the exons ATGGAGTCATTAATTGAGCTGTGCGATTTGATCGCGGACAATCCAGCTCAATTTCAGGAGAAACTGACGTGGTTGTGTCGCCGGTGTCCACCGCCGGAGGCACTGCTCGTGGGATCTCCTAGAGTTTCTAGGCCACAGCTCAATGCAGTCCTTGCGGTGGCTCGATTCCTCTCCAAATGCTCCAATTGCGTAGACAAATGGCCCAAATCGCTCATCCTAGCCTTTTATCGctctattttttcttctttcaaccCATCCTTTTGGCCGCAATCCCTTGGGATCGACTCGATTGCATCattctttaatgattttttGGGATATGTCTCAAAAGCCTCGAATCTTTGCCCAGATTTCGCTTCAGATGTTTCGGGGTTCACAGGCGAGATTGTGATAGCTGCAATAGGCAATGTAAGTGGAGATGTCAGAATTTCTAAGGTGTTCTTGCATGCCATATCTCTAAATTTCCCTCCTACCATTCCTTCTGACGCGGATAGGTTAATTTCCACTCTCCTTGATCGGTTTGAGATTTGCATTCCAGGCTCTCCGAGAGAGCTCATTTCGAACAACTCAGTAGCAACCTCAGCTCAGAGTTCACCTCTGAGTATGGGCCATGAGAGGTCGAGTCCTGGAAATGATATGAGCATTGCATCTGGATCATCCAGTAGTTTAGTTACTAGGATTGCAGATGACGCAGGCAGCTCACAGTCACCCAAGGGTATAGTGATGAATGGAAGTAGCGGTCCTTGGAGGACCAATGTGGACTCACTGGCAGCAAATATGGGTTTTAATGATGGTGGTGGAGGCAGTGGTGCCTATAGGCTAGCTATTGCTGCTTTTGAGGAGGAGTCCTTAGATAGCCTTGAGAAGCGAGAAATAGCTTTCAAATTGATAGGACACATATTGGACAAAACACAAGTTGATCTCAAACTTTTGGAGCAAGTGAGAAGTATTGCTAGGGAGCAACTACTGTCAATGGTGGCTTTTCTTAAg ATAAGGAAGCATGACTGGTCAGAACAAGGTCAGTCTCTGAAAGTTAGGATCAACACAAAGCTTTCAGTTTACCAAGCAGCTTCTAAGTTGCAGATTAAAACAGTTGGTACCCTTGATTCTGATGGGAAGTCATCAAAGCGATTGTTGCATGGAGCTCTTGCACTATTGATTGAGGCTGCTGAGGCATGCTTGTTCTCAGTGTGGCGGAAGTTGAGAACTTGTGAAGATCTGTTCAGCTCCTTGCTTGCTGGAATTTCTCAAGCTGCTGCTGCTCGCAGTGGCCAACTGCTTCGCGTTTTGCTAATTCGATTTAAACCTCTTGTCTTGGCTACATGTGCTCAG GCTGACACTTGGGCCAGCAGTCAAGGGGCCATGTTTGAAAGTGTTTTGAAGACTAGTTCTGAGATAATTGAATTTGGATGGAAAATAGATCGATCTCCTGTGGACACTTTCATTATGGGATTAGCTACAAGTATTCGGGAAAGAAATGACTATCGAGAAGAG CAAGAGAAGGAGAAACAGGCAGCTTCTGCTATTCAGTTGAATGCTATAAGGTTACTAGCTGACCTGAATGTCAAAGTTAACAAGGCTGAAGTGGTTGACATGATATTGCCATTgtttattgaaagtttagaagAGGGTGATGCTTTGGTGCCGGGATTGCTAAGACTCCGA CTTCTTGATGCTGTTTCTCATCTGGCAAGTTTAGGCTTTGAGAAGTCCTACCGTGAAGCTATTGTTCTGATGACTCGAAGTTACTTGAGTAAACTTTCTGATATTGGCTCAGCTGAAAGTAAAACCTTGGTTCCGGAAGCTACCACAGAACGCATTGAG ACACTTCCTGCTGGATTTCTTCTGATTGCCAGTAGACTCAGCAACCCTAAGTTGCGCTCAGATTACCGTCACCGGCTGTTGTCATTGTGTTCAGATGTGGGCTTGGCTGCTGAGGCAAAAAGTGGAAG GAGTGGAGCAGATTTTCTTGGGCCTCTACTTCCTGCTGTTGCCGAGATATGTTCAGATTTTGATCCCACTGTAGATGTTGAACCCTCACTTCTAAAGTTATTTAGAAATTTGTGGTTTTATGTTGCTCTCTTTGGGTTAGCTCCTCCGATACAGAAAAATCAAGGTGTGTCAAAGCCTATTTCCACTACTCTAAACAGTGTTGGGAGCATGGGAACAATCGCACTTCAAGCAGTAAGCGGGCCATATATGTGGAATTCTCAGTGGTCTTCTGCTGTCCAGCGCATCTCCCAGGGGACACCACCTCTT GTTGTGAGCTCTGTGAAATGGCTCGAAGATGAGTTGGAACTTAATGCTCTTCATAACCCAGGTAGCCGAAGGGGGAGTGGAAATGAAAAAGCTGCTGTAAGTCAGAGGACTGCTCTTTCTGCTGCATTAGGAGGACGCTTGGAGCTTTCTGCAATGAGCACAATTTCAG GTGTAAAGGCAACTTATCTACTTGCGGTAGCGTTTTTAGAGATCATACGATTCAGCAGCAATGGTGGCATCCTGAATGTGGGCCCTGCTTCAACTGCTTCTTGTAGTGCTTTCAGTTGTGTCTTTGAATACTTGAAAAGCCCTAATCTTATGCCAGCAGTTTCCCAGTGCTTGACAGCAATCATCTACAGGGCCTTTGAAACAGCATTAGGCTGGATG GATGATCGAACATCTGAGACTGGGCAGATTGCTGAGACTAGAGAATCTACTCTGTCTGCCCATGcttgttttctcattaaaaaCTTGTCTCAGAGGGATGAACATGTTCGGGATATCTCAGTCAATTTGTTGAATCGACTTAAAGATCGATACCCTCAG ATTCTGTGGAACTCTTCTTGTCTGGATTTGCTGCTATTTTCTGCACAGAATGATCCTCCTGCAACTCTTGTCAGTGACCCTGCATGGGTTGCAACCATCCGTTCTTTGTACCAGAAGACTGTTCGGGAATGGATAATTGTGTCACTATCATATGCTCCTTGCACTACTCAGGGCCTTCTTCAG GAAAAGCTATGCAAAGGAAACACCTGGCAAAAAACACAGCCAACTAAAGATGTTGTTTCTCTTCTATCTGAGATTAAGATTGGTACTGGTAAAAATGATTGTTGGACTGGCACAAAAACTGCAAATATTCCTGCTGTCATGGCTGCAGCTGCTGCAGCATCTGGAGGAAACTTAGCACTGACAGAGGCGTTTAATTTGGAGGTGCTAAGTACTGGAATGGTGAGTGCTACTGTAAAATCTAACTATGCTGGGGAGATAGCTGGAATGAGAAGGATATATGAGGGCATTGGTGGGCTTGATTCTAATCTCCTAACGATAGGAAATGGGCATAATCTTGATCCTCCAACCTTTGGATCTGCAGCTATGGTTCGAGATTCACCTCCCAAAACTTACTCTTTTTGTGAGTTATTACTTATGAGGTTTGTGCGTCTACTTCAGAAGTTTGTTAACATAGCAGAGACAGGTGTAGAGGTAGATAAATCTTCATTTCGTGAAACATGTTCTCAAGCTACTGCTTTACTTCTTTCAGATATG GGTTCAGATTCAAAATCTATTGAGAGCTTTGCACAGCTTCTTCGTCTCCTTTGCTGGTGCCCAGCTTACATTTTAACCCCTGATGCAATGGAGACTGGTATATTTATTTGGACATGGTTGGTTTCAGCAGCTCCTCATCTGGGTCCTCTTATCCTTGCTGAACTCGTTGATGCATGGTTGTGGACGGTTGACACGAAAAGAGGTCTTTTTGCATCTGAGACACGGTATTCTGGGCCCGCTGCTAAGTTAAGGCCTCACCTGGCTCCTGGGGAGCCAGAATTACCACCAGAAAAGGACCCTGTTGAACAGATAATGGCCCAGAGACTTTGGATTGGATTTTTTATTGATCGCTTTGAG GTGGTTCGCCATAATAGTATTGAACAGCTTTTACTACTAGGTCGATTGTTACAAGGAACCACAAAGCTCACTTGGAACTTTTCCCACCACCCAGCTGCTTCTGGAACCTTTTTCACCCTCATGCTATTAGGGCTAAAATTTTGCTCTTGTAAGTCACAGGGTAGTCTACAGAACTTCAGGAGTGGGCTGCAGCTACTGGAAGACAGGATTtacag GGCTTCATTGGGCTGGTTTTCCCATCTACCTGAATGGTATGACATGGGTAATAACAATTTTGCCTTGACTGAGGCTCACTCTGTTTCTGCATTTGTTCATCATCTTTTGAATGAGCCAGTGGATACTCAACTTGATATGAAGGGACGGGGACCTGAAAATGGAAGCTCTTTCAACAATGTG AAAGACCAGTATCACCCTGTATGGGGCCAAATTGAGAACTACAGTGTTGGAAGAGAGAAGCGGAAGCAGTTACTTCTGATGCTATGCCAGCATGAGGCTGATAGGCTTGATGTTTGGGCACAACCAATTGTTTCCAA AGAAAGCATTTCACGGCCAAAAATTAGCTCAGAGAAATTGGTTGAATATGCTAAGACTGCCTTCTCTGTTGATCCTCGGATAGCTTTATCGCTTGCATCAAGGTTTCCCACAAATAATGCTCTCAAAGGTGAAGTGACCCAGTTGGTTCAG TCACACATACTAGAGATTCGCAGTGTACCTGAAGCTTTGCCGTACTTTGTTACTCCTAAGGCTGTTGAAGAAAATTCATCACTTTTGCAACAATTGCCACACTGGGCTGCATGTTCGATCACAATGGCTTTGGAGTTCCTTACACCACCATTTAAGGGTCATCCTCGCGTGATGGCCTATGTTCTAAGGGTGTTGGAATCTTATCCTCCAGATCGTGTGACTTTCTTCATGCCTCAGCTGGTGCAGGCTTTAAGATATGATGAAGAG AGGTTGGTAGAAGGATACTTACTTAGAGCTGCTCATAGGAGTGATGTATTTGCCCATATTCTGATATGGCATTTACAG GGAGAGACCTGTGCACCAGAAGCAGGGAAGGATGCTTCTGTCAAG AACAACTCGTTTCAGACTCTCTTGCCTGTGGTTCGGCAACGTATAATTGATGGCTTCAATCCTAAAGCACTTGATGTGTTTCAAAGAGAATTTGATTTCTTTGACAAGGTCACATCTATATCGGGTGTTCTCTTTCCACTTCCAAAGGAGGAAAGACGAGCTGGAATTCGTAG GGAACTAGAGAAAATTCAGGTGCAAGGAAATGACCTTTATCTACCCACTGCTCCAACTAAACTTGTCAGAGGTATTCAAGTTGATAGTGGAATTCCCTTACAATCAGCTGCCAAGGTTCCTATCATGATTACATTTAACGTGGTGGATCGAGATGGGGATGAAAATGATATAAAGCCTCAGGCATGCATATTCAAG GTTGGAGATGATTGTCGGCAAGATGTTCTTGCTCTACAAGTCATTTCACTTCTGAAGGATATATTTGCAGCTGTTGGGCTTAACCTTTATCTGTTTCCATATGGAGTTCTTCCAACTGGCCCAGAAAGAGGAATAATTGAG GTTGTACCTAACACCAGGAGCCGAAGTCAAATGGGTGAGACAAATGATGGTGGTTTGTATGAGATTTTTCAACAGGACTATGGACCTGTTGGTTCTCCCAGTTTTGAAGCTGCTCGCGAGAACTTCATCATTAGTAGTGCTGGTTATGCAGTCGCTAGCCTTTTGCTTCAACCAAAGGATAGACATAATGGGAACCTTCTATTTGACAA TGTTGGTAGGCTTGTTCATATTGATTTTGGTTTTATCCTGGAGACATCACCTGGTGGGAATATGCGATTTGAGAGTGCTCACTTCAAGCTGAGTCATGAGATGACTCAACTAATTGATCCATCCGGAGTAATGAAAAGTGAGAGTTGGTATCAGTTTGTGAG CTTGTGTGTGAAGGGTTATCTTGCCGCTCGCCGCTACATGGATGAGATTATCAATACAGTCTTATTGATGATAGATAGTGGGTTGCCTTGCTTCAGCAGGGGCGATCCTATAGGAAATCTTCGTAAAAGATTTCACCCTGAAATGAGTGAGCGTGAGGCAGCCATGTTTATGATTCGTACATGCACCGATGCATATAACAAATGGACTACAGCCGGATATGATTTGATACAGTATTTGCAGCAGGGTATTGAAAAATGA